The sequence CACCATTAGAAAACCACGAAACACATTCTCTTCAAGAACTGGAGCAAGGACACCTGTGATGCCTACCAAGTAGGCAGTGCTGCAACACACAGAAAAAACTAATTTGATGTttgataataatcaataataaaacTACATCTTATTACAACAGATATGGGACTTCAACCCATTTACCCATGAATGAGTCGATCTGAATTTATGGTTTACCTCATATTGGCTAAAAGGTTCATAAGTCAAAAGgataaaaaattaaaaagttgcCCAAATAAAATTATTGCATAAAACCTATTacatcatttccttcaaaatataatATTACTGATCGTCTGAtctaatacaatttttattaatttttataatcGTATACGaaacactaagtaactattcagaaacaagaagaagaacaagtgCGTTGGACCAACCTTACCCATCATGACCTGTAAAAAAAGTACCCGGTTTTCCCCATTACCAAACCTGCCCATTTTGAATTCtctaaattgttttttttttttttttgaaaggaaaAGCCCCAAAGTATAGTAGTCTATGGGGATTGAACTTGGTAAGAGTTGTGCACCTGACTCCAGAGGATCCAATCAGAGGAAGTAAACGAACAAGAGCATCAGTCTGTAATCAATCAAGTTAATGTAATCATGTCAAAATTCTTCTATAAAAGTAAACAAATCAGATAACATGTGCAATTTTCTAGTCAAGTCAATCCCATGGATAATTTCACTCTGGTACATATATCAACTAAACAAAATGAAAGATAAtgattaattaattttatttactCTCATTAAAGATCCATGCAAAGCCATATTAGTAATTAGGATaaaaacatatatcaaaatatgaatGATATGTTTGCAACTCATATTTTAAGGTTGTGCAAACAAAGTTCCATCATAATTTGATGGCATGTTTCTGTAACCCAGCTACTTAGCCAACAGACACCATATTCAACTATCAGAGTAGGGGAGTGTGCATAAATAACTACCCTTTTAGTACAGACCATTCAAATACTGACACTTTATAGCAACCTTTTACTACTTGTACTTgttacttataaaaataataaataattaaagcaCTGACCTCTCTTTGAGGCGGGTCACCATTAAAAAAAGACATAGCAACTCCTGCAAGTGAGACAGCAATCAAGGCTCCAATAAAACCAATTCCAGCCCACAATAGCCATCCTCTTTCAAGATTGAACGGATCTCTCAAGTCTGAAACATAATAAGCACATCAGAAACTCGTATTTTATTTGGAAAATAAAAGATAAAGATTTAAGCCCTTGAAAATAGCAATGACTAGAGTGCACATTCAACTACAACATATATGCACTCCTTGACAAGAAGCTAACCGTTAAGACTTATAAAAGATTGTCTACATAATAATAATGCTTCTAGTAAATTGAACTTGTTTAAGCACGCAGATAATTACCATAGCGATACATGTCATCTTGTTCTTTTCTGTTAGTGATACTATAAAGTGTGGCTAGCACCACAACTGTTGCGAAGCTGAAATATGAAATATACGAACAAGCCATGTTAACTTGTCTAAAAAAGTTATAAAAGAATACCTCATCAGACAAATAAGCAAAGGGAGAAAAACTCCAAAAGCCAAAAAGAGAATATACAAAAAGTTCACTCAATAGTTTTATAAGTTCAATTTCTTTTGAAGAAATTAAGAATAGTTTTAAACTTACGCATATTTAACAAGGAGAGAAAACCATTGATAATGTGTTTTGGAGTTAATTAACAACCTCAAATAAATTAAAATTTTAGTTTACTAGTCTATGTAACATAAAAATTATACAGATACATTAAAAGAAAGAAGTCATACGCCTGGTCAAAAAACAATATTTCTGCCTTCTCGTCCAGACTTAATTCTTCGATTTGAAAGCCGAGATATGGAAGAGCTGCTGCCTCTATAAGTCCTGTCAAAACAAAACTGCCTGGGCAAATATTACCTTCTGTTTTTCTGTTTCGATAAACataattttctttttattattattttggacCAGATAACCACTTATGAATATTCTGTTTCATAAGCTGCAACATAATTGATTATCTAAGCATTATACCAATTTAACAAGAGATTTTAACTCTCATTTGACAAACACCCATTTCTATTAAACAATAATGTCGTCTTTGTTCATTTACAAATTCTTAAATAACTACATCCATGCACTATTACAGTTAGGTTATACCCCGTTTATTGAAGCtgcttataattattaaataatatatagccACTTTCAAAACATGCAACCAAACATAgtcttagggtgcgtttgataaaactgaatgatttagcattGAATGACTCAAAGGTTCTGAATTAAAACaacctgtttgataatcattttgaacgaATAATGTGAATGATGTAAAATTACCATATTAAcctttgatatatataaaaattacaatatagttgtttaataagCGTTCTTAATATAATTTAAAGTgcatattacataaaatttaggtgcttaatggttaagagatagttccagctctgaatggttcagcactgaatgcagaaccattcagcaccatctaTCATTCAGAGGTCAAAAACAAACGTGCCGAATGCTGAATTGTTCAGCATTCCgcgctgaaccattccattaagaggtaagCAAACGCACCCTTAGATGCTTTACATATACAAACTAAAATGTTGTAAGAACTTGTTTTAATAATAACAGTAGGACTCATTCAAACAATACAACATAACATTTATGAGCATATCCAACGCGTAAGGCTTAAAATAACACCTTAATCCACAAGCAAGTGAGGTCAGTGAAACCGTATACCACTCCCACGGTACATCCCATCGTTTCAGGATAGGCCAATCAAATCCACTTCCCTGTGCACAAATTTCACCATTTTATTCAACAAACTTGAAAACATATTGATCGTATAAAAAGACGAACAAGTGTATAATGTTCCTCACAATGAAGATTTAAAATATAGATGACAAAATCACTGACTCAATGTGGATCATTAACATTActcaataatataggttataatgtccTTCACAATTGAAGATTTGAAGTATAAGTTAACAACTTATATTGGCATATTGCAGCCATATCAGCAAAAAAAGTACTGATTACTAAATAAAGAAGTCATTGGATACATATACTAGCAATAATCAGAAATAAATACAATAGAATCTTCTAAATTTGGATACATACAATACAATCTTATGTGAAATtcattacatacatacatatgagAATTAAATTGATTAATTATGAAAACTTATATCAAATGAACTAACGCTGCACATATTATCAGTTGAAAAAACCCTAATTTACAATCACATTAGCATTACGGTAACTGCAAAACAATAGTACAAATTACCTCGCTGTTAGAAGACTTATTGAAACAAATAGAAGAGATGCCTCTCTTCACAGCCGCTTCCCTTCTGTTTATATACTTCACATGATGAGACCTCAACGATCGGTTTGATAGGCATAATGACGTCAGAAATCCGTCACGGTTGAATCTGTTGTTGTAAGACCATTGATGAGTTGGTGTTTTGAGAGTATAAACAACCTGAGGTTTATTAAAGTTATAGATAGAGAGTGATGTTAATGAAGATTGAGAGATTAAAGCGGTAGACGGAGCTGCCATTGTTTCCGTTAACTTGGTTGCTCACTAGTCATCACTGTAGTAGATAAGGCAAATGCAAGGTTTACTCCTGTGAAATGATTAGTTTCATTTTGGTCCCTAAGGTTTCACGGTATAGCTTTACTAACCCCTAGAAGTTATAATATCAAACACATAAATTTGAATTCGATGATGTATGGCATCCGTTAGTCTCTGTCATTTTCGGCATTGCTAATCTTGTTCGGCACCTTTAGGTGGCGTATGATTCGAGTATTTGAAATTATGTCATTTCAAATTCTGGAGGATTTGAAATCATGGGACTTGAAATCCTATCATCTGTTTGGTTGGAGGATTTGGAATCTCACGATACGTAATCCAAACCAAAGAAATTTTGATCAATGTTAATATTACGTTTACGTTTTacatttgtttttattttatttttacgtgAAATGATAAAATTTAAACGCAAATCAAAATACTGATAAACCAAACTGAAAACTGAAATACGAAATGTGTAACTAAAAACTAAAACGCAAATCTAAAAGCTAAAActcaaaactaaaaactaaaacatGAAATGCGATACAAAAAAACCGAAATATGAGTTTCAAAGACGAAATCCAAAACTGAATGCCGAAACGTGAAAGTCAAAACTGAAACGTGAAAATAAAAATCGAAAACTGAAATgcgaaatgtgacgacccggaaacttccgaccaaatttaaatttaatcttcatACGAATTCGACACGATACGTAAAGTCTTTAATgttaagtcttaaaatttttgaaactatttatatgaattcatttgtccttcgactgttcccgacgattcacgaacaattgtgtgtaaatagacaagtatatatatatatatatatatatatatatatatatatatatatatatatatcaatataagtATTGAAAACACTAAAATGTAActaaatcattagaattaaatatgtaatatattataCAAGGTAATAATGTGATTATTAAAATAAAACCATATATAAGTGTATGTGACTTCTATAAATAGTTATTTGGATATGTATATAAAAGGTTTAActatcatatgttatatatatatatatatatatatatatatatatatatatatatatatatatatatatatatatatatatatatatatatatatatatatatatatatataattgttaaaatatacatgattaataatgtgtaatattaatatattaaatttaactgcaacttaaaatactattaatgttattacttttattaaaataaatattgttagtaaaatcgataatagtattatatataacatataggtATGAAAGTTGATAggtaaaaatggttatttttaacattaataatattataattagcattattattagtatcatcaataatactattattatcattttattattatgtttatcatttttatttataattattaaacctatctttttattaaaaagttTCCATTATCTCTAATATTGACATTATCATATCAATATTTTCTATTACactgtattatttgatattattattattattaaggattaataatatatattttttacaaacaagatcattatgattattagaaaataaaatattttataaaattaatattatgatcatttgattattatttattattaatacatataattattattattatttgtattagtgatgttaatatcattaataacatttctattattattattaatagtatattattatattattaatataattattaataattaatatcaattatattatataaatatataaatacagatatatgaaCCGGGTTATATCTATTTTTTCACTATCTTCTTTTCTGCTTTTCTCTTTTTCTTCTCTGCTTGTGAACAACGGTCGACATCACCTCCATTACAAAACAAACCTAATCAAATCCTTGTTGGCCGCTTCAATTGTTCGATTAATACATATATCCGCTATATATCGTTGCTATGATCCGAAGAAACAAGCAGAAAAATGAAAAAC comes from Rutidosis leptorrhynchoides isolate AG116_Rl617_1_P2 chromosome 4, CSIRO_AGI_Rlap_v1, whole genome shotgun sequence and encodes:
- the LOC139844523 gene encoding uncharacterized protein yields the protein MAAPSTALISQSSLTSLSIYNFNKPQVVYTLKTPTHQWSYNNRFNRDGFLTSLCLSNRSLRSHHVKYINRREAAVKRGISSICFNKSSNSEGSGFDWPILKRWDVPWEWYTVSLTSLACGLSFVLTGLIEAAALPYLGFQIEELSLDEKAEILFFDQAFATVVVLATLYSITNRKEQDDMYRYDLRDPFNLERGWLLWAGIGFIGALIAVSLAGVAMSFFNGDPPQRETDALVRLLPLIGSSGVSTAYLVGITGVLAPVLEENVFRGFLMVALTKWVPTPISVIISAAVFSAAHLTPGEFPQLFILGTALGLSYAQTRNLLTPITIHALWNSGVILLLTLLQLQGYDIKELLQVS